A window from Salvelinus sp. IW2-2015 linkage group LG5, ASM291031v2, whole genome shotgun sequence encodes these proteins:
- the LOC139027766 gene encoding transmembrane protein 151B-like, whose amino-acid sequence MEAREGMHLKNVDFREHMLAFPDPAWPPWFSRRRMYWLISALMLSWPLRVVSEYRTAYVHYHVEKLFGENEEVNDNDSTEMGNYRSGQENGQRGGPRLRVISRVNTVDITELEWHIRCNQQMVPSYSEALLMDLNTNNTTSSPSAFTGATRVPMRRNSSYVLQSCPRCRRSTSSSSLPSRVRGNVAMGAGSLTYGTVGRMGGGRLALSRSGFSLGRLHTVRQACLFHSRSLGAGMGSRGDEGGGFLGLGLRRANEESRGVLEGEGFEEDENSLQLEEDREQELERVRTEIMQGVACVTERPPAYQEALHLPVLIVHGEESCHGGEDLDAG is encoded by the coding sequence ATGGAGGCACGGGAGGGCATGCACCTGAAGAACGTGGACTTCCGTGAGCACATGCTGGCCTTTCCTGACCCGGCATGGCCGCCCTGGTTCTCTCGTCGGCGCATGTATTGGCTGATCTCAGCCCTGATGTTGTCCTGGCCACTACGTGTGGTGTCAGAGTACCGTACGGCATATGTCCACTATCATGTGGAGAAGCTGTTTGGTGAGAACGAGGAAGTCAATGACAATGACAGCACTGAGATGGGCAACTACCGCTCAGGCCAGGAGAATGGGCAACGCGGTGGCCCCAGATTACGTGTCATATCGAGGGTCAACACGGTAGACATCACTGAACTGGAGTGGCACATTCGCTGCAACCAGCAGATGGTGCCCAGTTACTCCGAGGCATTGCTGATGGATCTgaacaccaacaacacaacatcTTCGCCCTCTGCGTTTACCGGGGCAACGCGTGTCCCTATGAGGCGGAACTCTAGCTACGTCCTCCAGAGCTGCCCCCGCTGTCGCAGGTCCACCAGCAGCTCCTCGCTCCCCTCGCGAGTCAGGGGGAACGTGGCGATGGGGGCGGGCTCTTTGACATATGGGACAGTGGGAAGGATGGGAGGAGGAAGGCTTGCCCTCAGCCGCAGTGGATTCTCCCTTGGCCGTTTGCACACGGTGCGGCAGGCCTGCCTGTTTCACTCCCGGAGCCTTGGTGCAGGGATGGGGAGTAGAGGGGATGAAGGTGGTGGGTTTCTGGGACTGGGCCTCCGCCGGGCTAACGAAGAGAGCAGAGGGGTcctggagggagaaggatttgAAGAGGATGAGAATAGTCTGCAgctagaggaggatagagagcaggAACTAGAGAGAGTGAGGACTGAGATCATGCAGGGAGTGGCCTGTGTGACAGAGAGACCACCAGCTTATCAGGAAGCTCTCCACTTGCCTGTGTTGATCGTCCATGGTGAGGAGAGCTGCCATGGAGGGGAGGACCTTGACGCAGGATAG